The following proteins are co-located in the Bradyrhizobium sp. AZCC 2176 genome:
- a CDS encoding YicC/YloC family endoribonuclease, with amino-acid sequence MALSSMTGFARSHGASGPYTFEWELKSVNAKGFDLRLRLPPGWDELEAFAKKRAGEVLSRGTVYANLNVKRANAVSTIRINEDVLSSIVKVAGVLASKIDAVAPSIDGLLGIKGVIEVVEPESDEMEDKAARDAAAAAFEQALSQLVEMRRREGVTLGQILIQRMDEIERLAKKAEAAPGRKPEAIRARLAEQVTALLETSERFDPDRLNQEAILIATKADIREELDRIASHVAQAREMIGKGGPVGRRLDFLAQEFNREVNTCCSKSNDLELTQTGLEMKNVVEQFREQVQNLE; translated from the coding sequence ATGGCGCTATCGAGCATGACCGGTTTTGCCCGGAGCCACGGTGCCAGCGGCCCCTATACGTTCGAATGGGAACTGAAGTCCGTCAACGCCAAGGGGTTTGACCTGCGCTTGCGCCTGCCGCCCGGCTGGGACGAGCTGGAGGCCTTCGCCAAGAAGCGCGCGGGGGAGGTGCTCTCCCGGGGCACGGTGTACGCCAACCTCAACGTCAAGCGCGCCAACGCGGTCTCGACCATACGCATCAATGAAGACGTGCTGTCGTCGATCGTGAAGGTCGCGGGCGTGCTCGCCTCCAAGATCGACGCGGTGGCGCCCAGCATCGACGGGCTGCTCGGCATCAAGGGCGTCATCGAGGTCGTCGAACCCGAAAGCGACGAGATGGAAGACAAGGCGGCGAGGGATGCCGCGGCCGCTGCCTTCGAACAGGCGCTGTCCCAACTGGTCGAGATGCGCCGCCGCGAGGGCGTGACGCTCGGGCAAATCCTGATCCAGCGCATGGATGAGATCGAGAGACTGGCGAAGAAGGCCGAGGCGGCCCCCGGCCGCAAGCCCGAGGCGATCAGGGCGCGGCTGGCCGAGCAGGTGACGGCACTGCTGGAAACTTCCGAGCGCTTCGATCCTGACAGGCTCAATCAGGAAGCAATCCTGATCGCGACCAAGGCCGACATCCGCGAAGAGCTCGACCGCATCGCCTCGCACGTCGCACAGGCCCGTGAGATGATCGGCAAGGGCGGACCGGTCGGGCGGCGGCTTGACTTCCTCGCCCAGGAATTCAACCGCGAGGTCAACACCTGCTGCTCCAAATCGAACGATCTGGAATTGACCCAGACCGGGCTCGAAATGAAGAACGTGGTCGAGCAATTCCGCGAGCAGGTCCAGAACCTGGAGTAA
- the fabF gene encoding beta-ketoacyl-ACP synthase II: MRRVVVTGLGMVTPLGCGVDTTWARILNGQSGARKIDTFEVADLASQIACVIPRGDGTNGTFNPDQWMEPKEQRKVDDFIIFAMAAARQALDDANWHPSTEEDKCATGTLIGSGIGGLSGIAETSLLLKERGPRRVSPFFIPGRLINLASGYVSIEHGLKGPNHSVVTACSTGAHAIGDGARLIALGDADVMVAGGTESPICRLAMAGFCAARALSTGFNETPQRASRPYDRDRDGFVMGEGAGVVVLEEYEHAKNRGARIYAEVVGYGLSGDAYHITSPSPDGNGGFRSMSAAIKRAGIAVSDIDYINAHGTSTQIGDEIELGAVERLLGNAASKVSMSSTKSSTGHLLGAAGAIEAIFSILAIRDNVAPPTINLENPSVETAIDLVPQTARKREINIALSNSFGFGGTNASVIVRRMAD; this comes from the coding sequence ATGAGGCGGGTTGTCGTCACGGGGCTGGGCATGGTTACGCCGCTCGGCTGCGGCGTTGACACAACGTGGGCGCGTATCCTCAACGGCCAGAGCGGCGCTAGGAAGATCGATACATTTGAAGTCGCCGATCTGGCGAGCCAGATCGCCTGCGTGATTCCGCGCGGCGACGGCACGAACGGCACGTTCAATCCCGACCAGTGGATGGAGCCAAAGGAACAGCGCAAGGTCGACGACTTCATCATCTTTGCGATGGCTGCGGCGCGCCAGGCGCTCGACGACGCCAACTGGCATCCCTCGACCGAAGAAGACAAATGCGCCACCGGCACCCTGATCGGTTCGGGGATCGGCGGCCTGTCCGGCATTGCGGAGACGTCGCTGCTGTTGAAGGAGCGCGGGCCGCGCAGGGTATCGCCGTTCTTCATTCCGGGGCGGCTGATCAATCTCGCTTCTGGCTATGTCTCGATCGAGCATGGCCTCAAGGGCCCCAACCATTCCGTGGTGACGGCGTGTTCGACCGGCGCGCATGCGATCGGCGACGGCGCCCGCCTGATTGCGCTCGGGGACGCCGACGTCATGGTGGCGGGCGGGACCGAATCACCGATCTGCCGGCTGGCGATGGCGGGATTTTGCGCGGCGCGCGCGCTCTCGACCGGCTTCAACGAAACCCCGCAAAGGGCGTCGCGGCCCTATGACAGGGATCGCGATGGTTTCGTGATGGGCGAGGGCGCCGGCGTCGTCGTGCTCGAGGAATATGAGCACGCGAAAAACCGCGGTGCGAGAATCTATGCCGAAGTGGTGGGCTACGGCCTGTCGGGCGACGCCTATCACATCACATCGCCGTCGCCGGATGGCAATGGTGGTTTCCGCAGCATGAGCGCGGCGATCAAGCGCGCCGGGATCGCGGTATCCGATATCGACTACATCAACGCGCACGGAACTTCGACGCAGATCGGCGACGAGATCGAACTCGGCGCGGTGGAGCGGCTGCTCGGCAATGCTGCCTCCAAGGTGTCGATGTCGTCGACGAAATCGTCGACCGGGCATTTGCTCGGCGCTGCCGGTGCAATCGAGGCCATTTTCAGTATTCTTGCGATTCGCGATAACGTTGCTCCACCCACCATCAATTTGGAAAATCCGTCTGTGGAAACCGCGATCGATCTGGTGCCGCAGACGGCGCGCAAGCGCGAGATTAACATCGCGCTGTCGAATTCCTTCGGTTTCGGGGGCACCAATGCCTCGGTGATCGTGCGGCGCATGGCCGACTAG
- the mltG gene encoding endolytic transglycosylase MltG, with protein MSERPPISPRSPRAALEPEQVPPPPKRSERARNPFVVIGNAIFTILIILMIGAGTVYYYGRQMLETPGPLREDKIVNIPVRAGKRDIADALLREGVINVSPWAFIGGVFALKASSDLKPGEYSFQKNASLRDVIATIVEGKVVQHAVTIPEGLTSEQIVARLIDNDIFAGSVREMPREGTLLPETYKFPRGTTREQVIHRLQQSQKRVLTEIWERRNPDVPVRSPEQLITLASIIEKETGRADERSRVAAVFTNRLRQRIKLQSDPTIIYGLVGGKGTLGRPIKRSEITQPSPYNTYVIEGLPPGPIANPGRASLEAAANPARTRDLFFVADGTGGHAFTETYDQHQKNVVKLRALEKQIQNDTVEPSEDAPPPTAGGAPPDTNPTATTPRPAAPAKKPPARPAAPATAPARQGAAQSTTTPPVVQR; from the coding sequence ATGAGTGAGAGGCCGCCCATTTCACCACGAAGCCCGCGCGCTGCGCTGGAGCCCGAGCAGGTGCCGCCGCCGCCGAAGCGGTCTGAGCGCGCCCGCAATCCGTTCGTGGTGATCGGCAATGCCATCTTCACCATCCTGATTATCCTGATGATCGGGGCGGGAACGGTGTACTATTACGGCAGACAAATGCTGGAGACGCCGGGCCCGCTGCGGGAAGACAAGATCGTCAACATTCCCGTGCGTGCCGGCAAGCGCGACATCGCCGATGCGCTGCTGCGCGAGGGCGTGATCAACGTCAGTCCCTGGGCGTTCATCGGTGGCGTGTTCGCACTGAAGGCGAGCTCCGACCTCAAGCCGGGCGAATACTCGTTCCAGAAGAACGCCAGCCTGCGCGACGTCATCGCCACCATCGTCGAAGGCAAGGTGGTGCAGCACGCCGTCACGATTCCCGAAGGTCTGACCTCCGAACAAATCGTGGCGCGACTCATCGACAACGACATCTTCGCTGGATCGGTGCGCGAAATGCCACGCGAAGGCACGCTGCTGCCGGAAACCTACAAATTCCCGCGCGGCACCACGCGCGAGCAGGTGATCCACCGCTTGCAACAGAGCCAGAAACGGGTGCTTACGGAAATTTGGGAACGCCGCAATCCGGACGTTCCGGTCAGGTCGCCGGAGCAGCTCATCACGCTGGCCTCGATCATCGAGAAGGAGACCGGCCGGGCCGACGAGCGCAGCCGCGTGGCGGCGGTGTTCACCAATCGCCTGCGGCAGAGGATCAAGCTGCAATCCGATCCGACGATCATCTATGGTCTGGTCGGCGGCAAGGGAACGTTGGGCCGGCCGATCAAGCGCTCCGAGATCACGCAGCCTTCGCCCTACAACACCTATGTCATCGAAGGCCTGCCGCCTGGGCCGATCGCCAATCCGGGCCGCGCCTCGCTCGAAGCGGCAGCCAACCCGGCGCGCACGCGCGATCTGTTCTTCGTGGCCGACGGGACCGGTGGACACGCCTTTACCGAAACCTACGACCAGCACCAGAAGAACGTCGTCAAGCTGCGGGCGCTGGAAAAACAGATTCAGAACGACACCGTCGAGCCGAGCGAGGATGCGCCGCCGCCGACGGCCGGCGGAGCGCCGCCCGATACCAATCCAACCGCGACCACGCCGCGGCCGGCGGCGCCGGCGAAAAAGCCGCCTGCCCGTCCTGCGGCGCCTGCGACGGCGCCGGCCCGCCAGGGCGCTGCGCAGTCGACCACGACGCCGCCGGTGGTTCAGCGCTGA
- a CDS encoding acyl carrier protein: protein MSEIGERVKKIVVEHLGVEPEKVVDNASFIDDLGADSLDTVELVMAFEEEFGCEIPDDAAETILTVGDATKFLEKNAKS, encoded by the coding sequence ATGAGTGAGATTGGCGAGCGGGTTAAGAAGATTGTGGTCGAACACCTCGGTGTTGAACCCGAGAAGGTTGTCGACAACGCAAGTTTCATCGACGACCTTGGCGCCGACAGCCTCGACACCGTCGAGCTTGTGATGGCATTTGAAGAAGAGTTCGGTTGCGAGATCCCCGATGACGCCGCCGAGACGATTTTGACTGTCGGCGACGCGACGAAGTTTCTCGAGAAGAACGCGAAAAGCTGA
- the gmk gene encoding guanylate kinase, which produces MTAGGFDGVERRGLMFVLSSPSGAGKTTLSRMLLEREPGLKMSVSATTRPMRPGEVEGSDYFFVDKQKFEKMVEQGELLEWATVFDNLYGTPRAPVEAALSAGQDVLFDIDWQGTQQLHQKASVDVVRVFILPPSAADLEKRLHTRAQDSDEVIRGRMSRATHELSHWAEYDYIVVNHNVDEAFAEVQSILKAERLKRERRTGLTEFVRKLQRQLEK; this is translated from the coding sequence ATGACGGCTGGAGGTTTCGACGGGGTTGAACGGCGAGGGCTGATGTTCGTGCTGTCGTCGCCCTCGGGCGCGGGCAAGACGACGCTGTCGCGCATGCTGCTTGAGCGCGAGCCAGGCCTGAAGATGTCAGTTTCAGCGACGACGCGCCCGATGCGCCCGGGCGAGGTCGAGGGAAGCGACTATTTTTTCGTCGACAAGCAGAAATTCGAGAAGATGGTGGAGCAGGGCGAACTGCTCGAATGGGCCACCGTATTCGACAATCTCTACGGTACGCCGCGCGCGCCGGTCGAAGCGGCATTGTCGGCGGGACAGGATGTTCTGTTCGATATCGACTGGCAGGGCACTCAGCAACTGCATCAGAAGGCGAGCGTTGATGTGGTCCGGGTGTTCATCCTGCCGCCGTCGGCCGCCGATCTCGAGAAACGGCTGCACACGCGCGCGCAGGATTCCGACGAGGTCATTCGCGGGCGCATGAGCCGCGCCACTCACGAACTCAGCCACTGGGCGGAATACGACTATATCGTCGTCAACCACAATGTCGACGAGGCGTTCGCCGAGGTGCAGTCGATCCTCAAGGCCGAGCGGCTCAAGCGTGAGCGCCGCACCGGCCTGACCGAGTTCGTTCGCAAGCTGCAGCGCCAGTTGGAGAAATAG